A region from the Zonotrichia leucophrys gambelii isolate GWCS_2022_RI chromosome Z, RI_Zleu_2.0, whole genome shotgun sequence genome encodes:
- the ENC1 gene encoding ectoderm-neural cortex protein 1 yields MSVSMHENRKSRASTGSINIYLFHKSSYADSVLTHLNLLRQQRLFTDVLLHAGNRSFPCHRAVLAACSRYFEAMFSGGLKESQDSEVNFHNSIHPEVLELLLDYAYSSRVIINEENAESLLEAGDMLEFQDIRDACAEFLEKNLHPTNCLGMLLLSDAHQCTKLYELSWRMCLSNFQSISKSEDFLQLPKDMVVQLLSSEELETEDERLVYESAINWVNYDLSKRHCFLPELLQTVRLALLPAIYLMENVAMEELITKQRKSKEIVEESIRCKLKILQNDGVVTSLCARPRKTGHSLFLLGGQTFMCDKLYLVDQKAKEIIPKADIPSPRKEFSACAIGCKVYITGGRGSENGVSKDVWVYDTLHEEWSKAAPMLVARFGHGSAELKHCLYVVGGHTAATGCLPASPSVSLKQVEQYDPVTNKWTMVAPLREGVSNAAVVSAKLKLFAFGGTSVSHDKLPKVQCYDQCENRWTVPATCPQPWRYTAAAVLGNQIFIMGGDTEFSACSAYKFNSEAYQWTKVGDVTAKRMSCHAVASGNKLYVVGGYFGIQRCKTLDCYDPTLDAWNSITTVPYSLIPTAFVSTWKHLPS; encoded by the coding sequence ATGTCCGTCAGCATGCATGAAAATCGCAAGTCCAGGGCCAGTACTGGCTCCATAAACATATACTTGTTCCACAAGTCATCCTATGCTGATAGTGTCCTTACTCACCTAAACCTTCTGCGTCAGCAGCGTCTCTTTACAGATGTACTTCTCCATGCTGGAAACAGGTCATTCCCCTGCCACAGAGCAGTTCTAGCTGCTTGTAGCCGCTATTTTGAAGCAATGTTCAGCGGAGGACTGAAAGAGAGCCAGGACAGTGAAGTCAACTTTCACAACTCTATTCACCCAGAAGTGCTGGAGCTTCTTCTGGACTATGCATATTCCTCCAGAGTTATCATCAATGAGGAAAATGCAGAGTCACTGCTGGAGGCTGGTGACATGCTGGAGTTTCAGGACATTCGGGATGCTTGTGCAGAGTTTCTGGAGAAAAACCTTCATCCCACCAACTGtcttgggatgctgctgctgtcagatgCTCATCAGTGTACCAAGCTGTATGAGCTCTCTTGGAGGATGTGCCTTAGCAACTTCCAGAGTATCAGTAAAAGTGAAGACTTCCTCCAGCTGCCAAAAGACATGGTAGTGCAGCTCCTTTCCAGTGAAGAATTAGAAACTGAAGATGAAAGGCTGGTATATGAATCGGCTATTAACTGGGTCAACTATGACCTGAGTAAGCGTCACTGTTTCCTGCCAGAGCTACTGCAGACAGTGAGACTGGCCCTCCTGCCAGCCATATACCTTATGGAGAATGTGGCCATGGAAGAACTTATCaccaagcaaaggaaaagcaaggagATTGTAGAAGAATCAATAAGATGCAAGTTGAAGATCTTACAGAACGATGGAGTGGTCACCAGCTTGTGTGCCAGACCCCGAAAAACTGGCcattcactttttcttttaggTGGCCAAACCTTTATGTGTGACAAGCTGTACTTGGTGGATCAAAAGGCAAAGGAGATCATTCCAAAGGCTGACATTCCAAGCCCACGGAAAGAGTTCAGTGCTTGTGCCATAGGCTGCAAGGTGTATATCACTGGGGGACGAGGATCAGAAAATGGGGTCTCCAAAGACGTGTGGGTGTATGACACCCTTCATGAGGAGTGGTCGAAGGCCGCTCCCATGCTGGTGGCTAGGTTTGGCCATGGCTCTGCCGAACTTAAGCACTGTTTGTATGTAGTAGGGGGGCACACTGCAGCAACTGGTTGCCTTCCAGCTTCCCCTTCAGTATCCCTGAAGCAAGTAGAACAGTATGACCCCGTGACCAACAAATGGACCATGGTGGCCCCACTGCGAGAGGGAGTGAGCAATGCAGCTGTAGTCAGTGCGAAGCTGAAGCTGTTTGCTTTTGGTGGTACCAGTGTTAGCCATGACAAGCTGCCCAAAGTCCAGTGCTATGATCAGTGTGAAAACAGATGGACTGTACCAGCcacctgcccccagccctggcgctacacagctgcagctgttctgGGAAACCAGATTTTTATTATGGGTGGAGATACTGAATTCTCTGCATGCTCTGCTTATAAATTCAATAGTGAGGCATACCAGTGGACTAAGGTGGGAGATGTGACAGCGAAGCGAATGAGCTGCCATGCAGTGGCATCTGGAAACAAATTGTATGTGGTTGGAGGCTACTTTGGCATTCAGAGGTGCAAGACATTGGACTGCTACGATCCCACATTAGATGCGTGGAACAGCATAACAACTGTGCCCTATTCATTAATTCCTACGGCATTTGTCAGCACATGGAAGCACCTCCCCTCCTAA